The genomic interval AAGCCTATGTCGATGCCGGCAGCCGCATTATCATCACCAACACCTTCGGCGGAACCGTCTACACACTCGAACGTCACGGATTGGCGGATCGCGTTGAAGAAATCAACCGTATCGGCGCTGAACTCTCCAAAAAAGCCGCAGACACGCAGGCCCTCGTCTTTGCATCCATGGGACCCTCCGGAAAAATGCTGATGATGGGTGAGGTTACTGAAGATGAGCTTTTCGAAGCTTTCTCCGTTCAGGCCAAAGCACTCGCGGCAGGCGGAGCGGATGGACTGGTTATTGAAACCATGTCTGATCTCGAAGAAGCCCGGACAGCACTCCGGGCGGCCAAAGAAACCGGCCTCCCGGTCTGCGTTTCAATGGTCTACGACACCGGTGCCGATCTGGACCGAACCATGATGGGAACCCCGGTCGAGCAGGCGACGGAAGAACTGACCGAAGCCGGAGCCGACATCATCGGTTCCAACTGCGGACAGGGCATTGAAGGTTTCGTTAAACTGACCGGAAAAATGCGGTCCGGAACCGATCGCCCCATCTGGATTAAAGGCAATGCGGGACTTCCCGTAATGGAAAACGGCAAAGCTGTCTATAAAACCACCGCCGAGGATTTTGCACAGTTTGCCCGGCCGCTTGTTGAAGCCGGTGCCGATTTTATCGGTGGATGCTGCGGCACCACCCCCGATTTCATCCGGGCTCTGAAATCCGCTTTATAAAACACCGCAGATCATAAAAAAAAGCCGGAGCAGTAACGCCCCGGCTTTTTTATTCTGTTTTCCAGTACCCGGAAAATCAGCCTTCTTTGTGCTCGTAGATATGCACGTCGCGCTGCGGGAACGGAATACTGATTCCCTGCTCATCAAAGGTCTTTTTAATGGCTTCCGTGGTATCAAAATAGACGCCCCAGTAATCCTCGCCTTTACACCAGGGGCGGACCACCAGATTCACAGAGCTGTCAGCCATTTCAACCACAGCCACCTGCGGTGCCGGATCTTTCAGCACCCGATCATCGGCAGCCAGAATACCTTCAAGGATTTCCTTGGCTTTATCGATGTTATCGCCATACCCGATTCCAGCCGTCAGATCCACACGACGGATGCCGTTGGCGTTGAAGTTTGTAATCACGCCGCTCATGATGGCGGAGTTTGGAACAATCAGTTTTTTATTATCCGGCGATTTAAGAATGGTGGTGAAAATGCCGATTTCCTCGACACCGCCCATTGCTCCGCCGCCCTCAACAAAGTCTCCGACTTTGATCGGCTTGAAAATAATCATCAGCACACCGGACGCAAAATTCGAAAGCGAACCCTGCAGAGCCAGACCGACCGCCAGACCGGCAGCACCCAGAACAGCCACAAACGAAGCCGTCTGCACATTCAGCTGCCCCAGCGCGGCAATCACCACAAACACTTTCAGCGCCATATGAACAAGTGAGGCAAC from Verrucomicrobia bacterium S94 carries:
- a CDS encoding methionine synthase, with product MHETIKALLGEKPVLIDGAWGTELQKKGLKPGESPEALNLENPEIVEAVAKAYVDAGSRIIITNTFGGTVYTLERHGLADRVEEINRIGAELSKKAADTQALVFASMGPSGKMLMMGEVTEDELFEAFSVQAKALAAGGADGLVIETMSDLEEARTALRAAKETGLPVCVSMVYDTGADLDRTMMGTPVEQATEELTEAGADIIGSNCGQGIEGFVKLTGKMRSGTDRPIWIKGNAGLPVMENGKAVYKTTAEDFAQFARPLVEAGADFIGGCCGTTPDFIRALKSAL
- a CDS encoding mechanosensitive ion channel encodes the protein MNTNAVVFADSPLQDTGLQEQIIELAIAWGTRILGFILILIVGMWLAKLLKGLVVKAMDKKGVDVTLTKFVASLVHMALKVFVVIAALGQLNVQTASFVAVLGAAGLAVGLALQGSLSNFASGVLMIIFKPIKVGDFVEGGGAMGGVEEIGIFTTILKSPDNKKLIVPNSAIMSGVITNFNANGIRRVDLTAGIGYGDNIDKAKEILEGILAADDRVLKDPAPQVAVVEMADSSVNLVVRPWCKGEDYWGVYFDTTEAIKKTFDEQGISIPFPQRDVHIYEHKEG